The Candidatus Paceibacterota bacterium genome segment CTATGTTGCTTCTGCACACCACCGGACGCAAGACCGGCCAGAAGCGCACGCACACGCTTCTCTACGTGCGCGATGGCGAGGACATGATCATCTGCGCCTCCAACAACGGCCAGCCTCACCATCCGGCGTGGTACTGGAACCTCAAGGCCAACCCGCGCGCGCAGGTCCAGGCGGGCCGGCAGCATTACGAGGTAATCGCCGAAATAGCCACAGGCGAGCAATATCAGCATCTCTGGCAAAAGCTGGTCGCCGTGCGTCCTCAATACACCGAATATCGCACGCGCACCACGCGGGAATTTCCAATCGTAATTTTAAAGCCAATAAGTGAGAGCAGGTAAGAAGGTCTCCCTCTTTGTTGCGGCAAATTCCCTTTTTGCCAGGGGAGAGAGATTTTAGGAGTCGAGGCTTTATGTGTCAGGACTAATGTAAGGGATCTGTCACTGTAACCAGGGTGTCAGAGCTTGTATCGTCGATATTTCCCTGCATAAGATTTATAAATTCTCTACATAAAGGTAGCTTTTCTCTAATATAAGCTCTCAATATATCAGGTGAAGGTTTAGAAAATGACTCAGCGAAGATAGAGATGCCTTCTAAAGATTTTGTACTAATACCTATCTCCATTAATGTGTATTTAACTTCATCATCACTATGGAAACGCCGTATCGGTGTCATGTACTCAATACCATACG includes the following:
- a CDS encoding nitroreductase family deazaflavin-dependent oxidoreductase; translated protein: MLLLHTTGRKTGQKRTHTLLYVRDGEDMIICASNNGQPHHPAWYWNLKANPRAQVQAGRQHYEVIAEIATGEQYQHLWQKLVAVRPQYTEYRTRTTREFPIVILKPISESR